From the Catharus ustulatus isolate bCatUst1 chromosome 2, bCatUst1.pri.v2, whole genome shotgun sequence genome, the window gctttttgtttctttagtttgtattttttttttgtttgggttttttttttaaagttttcctcttcaaattgaagagaaaataatttgaatttctaAACGTAAAAGAAGTTCAGCTACTCCATCTGCTTCTGTGTTTACTGACCTGCAAAACAAGACACACAGCTGAATTTTACTATACTGCCCTATGAAAGGTTAAgctgaaaaggggaaaatgctAAAACAAAACTTTGGAGCTAACTACATGATACACAGCCAACCCCCACCCCTCAAAACAgctaaaataaacatttgaaCATTGAAAACATAAATGCTTTCCACTAATTTTTCCAATGTACTCACATTGAATGATCATGACcataatgcatttaaaaattcattcaaGATCACATTTTTAGGTTATTTTACTGTTAAATGTGGAGAGCAAAAATTATTCTAATAATTCAATAATTaagtgcaaataaaataaatgtgtagCTTGAAAAACTCActtccatttccttccctggagaAAGATGACTGACTGATCCACTCGAATTATGAAACATCTTCACAGTACATTTAGCTTCATTTTGCACTAACTCCTGGTACTGGTTTACCACCCTGAAACAAAGAATGAGGACACAAAGAGATTAACAACTTTGCACTTCCAAAGAAGATATTTAGAGAtaaacatgtacagtaatttcacgaatacaagccgcaccaatttgaccaaaattttggtggaaacctggaagtgcggctaatattccggggcggctaatctattaacaaaattctaaaagctgccaacacggaagtgagagcccgcggcagccccaagccaagctggagcccggccggccccggcagaggtgggaaagcctggcagaggcggggccagcagtgtggggggcgggcggcagagcctgagccagcagggcggggcagggagggcagcagagcctgagccagcatggcgggggagcccgggagaactggggctagcagtgcaggggagcatggcagaagcaggaaggccggcgggtggggctgcctggcagcgggggaagcccagcagaatcggggccagcagcgtggaggagcccggcggtgcgggggcctgcagtgccggccagggcgaggaaacgcggcggcggtgcagacgggagggggcggccggcgagcctggtggcggcggcggcagccctgccggtggggcgagcgaaagcggcgctcgcgaaagcggcgctcggcgagcgaaagcggcgctcgcgaaagcgccgctcaGCGAGCGAAAGtgccgctcgcgaaagcgccgctcgcgaaagcgtcgctcgcgaaagcgccgcggggcggggcgggcgcggcgctagcgaggcgcggcgcagggcgagcgaaagcggcagccgggcggtgctgacgggagaggggggccagcgagcccggcggcggcggcagcaccacccggccagccccgccgagccgtggcgctgagctgggccacccggccccgtcggcaaccatgagcgggccgagccttcctggccccgccccgagccagtaaagcccgctatgccgcgatcctgttactaattggccaatttgtgaaagctgcgcacggattctcgcgacgaacgaaagtgcggctaatattcggggtgcggcttatctattgacaaagacagcaacattgtcgaggcaccgggggtgcagcttataatccgtgcggcttgtattcgtgaaactactgtaattgtatagtcatatattttatatattatggAAGCATATCTCTGTATAACAGAGACGTACATATATAAAACATTTATACCTCTTTGTATCTTTCTACATTATATTCCTGGACTCTTagatttattccattttaacttttgatctctttttttcctagtgaGAAACACACTTTTGGAGGAATATGGAAAACAACAGAACAGTTCCATTCCCATAAGCAACTGCAGATCTCTGAGATGTCAGTCAATGGGGAgcccattccccattttttacagAGGTCCAGAATCTTTTATAGGAAGTGTCTCTTCTGGTTATGCTGCCTGCAAAACAGTCAACCTCCTTCAGCTGAAGGTCTGTGTCAGGTGAGAGTCTAAATGCAAGGGCTGAACAATCACTTCCCTGTGGGTATTATGAGACATTTGATAAAGCATCAGGCAAACAAGCTTAATATACTGTTCTATCAAATTGAAACAAATACTACATCTCTACTAATCTAAGACAACCAAGTTGAGGGAATACTGTTTCACATCATGAGTGGAATATACAAAATGATCTTGAAATATAAAGTTGAAGTGCTGAGGTCACTTGCACTCCAGCAGACTGGACCTCACTGAAAACATGCTGGAATATTTCCATTATCTCACACCTAAATGCGATGAAATACTCTTTATTTTCATATAGTTCTGCTTATCTCATCTGTTGTTACCTGACTAATGCAGACATAAGCAAGGACCCTGACAGATGACAGAGGAAAGGGGGCAGTGAACTATTTTAGCAATTAGATTTTAGACTGACTTAAAATTAGTGGAATCAGGGTAGTAAAATGCCATGTACTCAAAAAGGTGGTCCTGCACTCCTCtactgtttcctcttgtccttgtccctgaaACTCTGTTTCTTATTGTGACGAAAGAACTTGTGTCAACCCAGTGACAAACATGATCAGGAAATCAATCCCAATTAAAAGTAGGTTCTTGTAATATTGTTGTTTTACTTTTCAGCCAGCCAATCTCCCCAGTTCAGCTTACAGAACAAGCAGCGAAAGTATCAGCACAATGGAGGCAGGAGAGAATATAAGCAAAGAGTTTCATAATCAAAATTacctatttaaaaaaagaacattattactgattcttttttcatttccctgccAGGCACGTAAGGGTGCATGGGGATAAGAGCTATGGAATGTACGTCACCCACAGGTATCCTTTGGAGGCACAAAACCACAACTGGTTCTGACAGAGGCTGCTTTTTAAAGGTTTCTTTGCTTATATGCACAGGCAATCTAATGTCATATATGCTGACAATCACTTAAAATCCACTTATTTTGCAGCCTCAGTTATCCCTGAATTGCTACTCCTACTCATTCTACAActaaaatatactgaaaaacTCTTTTATTACTTGCTTCTCTAGGAAAGCTGAACCAAGACATGCACAATACACAAAACTACAGTATATAAATCTTAAATCCTAGATTACACTTCAAATGACAAGTTCAAATGAACCATTTCTATGATTGCTAATTTACCACACCAAATGTCAGGATGAAATTACTGCTAAGTGCTCTCAGAGTTCAGGTGTACTCACGCATTTGATGTCCTATATTCTTCCTTGCTTGTTAAATACAGAAACTACACTATTCTAATTCTTGATATGATGACTAATTCCacttatttttcctcatttgttcTGCATCTGTTTCCAAAACCATAACACTGGCAGTCGTAACTGccaaaaaggaacaaaatttattatttgtcaTCAAGCCAAACAGGTATACAAACTATGTTATTTTACCTTTCAGCATCAGTCTTCGAACCAATAAGGAACCTAAAATGTAAAGTACATTTTCAGTCATGAATTGGACtaaaagaacatatttttataatCACAAGGCTTCAAACAAATGGTAgtgctgtgtttttttcatatgtgctcaaaatacaaataataatgTATCCATTCAATGGACTGAGTATcattcagtatttaaaatacacaCCTGACTTCctaaatatatatacaatataCACAAATGATCTAATATGGTCTCTTCTGACAGTAAATTACCTACAAAGCAAAAGGCAGAATATAGAAGTTTGGaattttatatttagaaaagaaaaaaaaaatggaagctAGTAACTGCTACAGAATTATTAGTGTAAAAAGTACAAAGGAAAAGCTATGTATAAATCAACACCATACCAGTATACTCAGACTGAAATACAAGTGCTGAGGGGAGGTCAAAAACAGCCCTATGCGTAAGATTTTAACAAACACTGAGTTTCCAGTTTGATTTCACTTACGCCAATTCCCAttctccaggattttccagACCTCCTAAACAAGTATCTCTCTTGCATAACACTTACGGCTTGCAAACTTATTATGTTTTTTAACTTTACAAAACTTTCTCGAgctccaaaaagaaaaaattattaaaaaaacattttatttaactgAATAACAAAAATGTTTACTTCACTTTTCATTTATATAACAGTTTGCCAAGGATGAGTTATCCAAGCTTTGAACTTTAATTGTCTTAGCAATGATTTCCAAAACTCTCCAGACATCTAATACCTCTAAATTAATTTGATTCTCAGCCTTATGACAACTCTAAGTTAGTACTGTTGTTCCAGGAAGATCAGTACTAAGTatatgtgctggttttggctgagctagatttaattttctccatGGTAGCTGACACaaggtttttttggatttgtgctAAAAACAGTGTTGATAGTACATGGATCTTTTAGCTATTCCTGAGCAGTACTGACAAAGGTGTCTCACAAGCAaaagggctgggggtgcacaagaaGTGACACTGCaaggacagctgaccccaagtGACCAAAGGAAGGGATATTCAATGCCATACGGCACCATGCTCAGCATATCAAGCCAGGGCAAAAAGGAATAGAGGGGTGGGGGAAGCATTTAGAGAGAAGGCTTTTGTCTTCACCAATAAGCATCAGGTGTGATGGACCTCTGTCCTCATGCAGACAGGcaaacacctgcctgcccatgggaagcagtgaatgaactccttgttttgctttgcttgcacgTGTGGGTTTTCCTCGACCTATTAAACTGCCCTTACCTCAACTCACAAGgttcctcattttccccctagctaatttttcccccatcccaccagggaggtcgggagaggagggagagagttCTTGCATAGTgcttagttgccagctggggttaaaccacaacagcatGGAAGCAAACAGTAAATAGCTCAAGTCTAGGgataaaatattcttaataCTCAGGATGTTTTAGGATCttcattaaaaatgagaaaatcatTACATACTAGAagataaaaataactttcattAGCAGAACTAAAAGTCTCACTGCTCCTTGCCTTACTGAAATTTATAGGCTCTACTCTGCTGCATGGGTTCCTTCACACAAATACTCTGGTATATATAACAAAAAGAGTTGAGAACAGAGAATATTAGCAGAATCACAACCAAAACCAGCGTATCCCAAACAATTCAAAATTATGAAGCTTCTTAGAAgctcacatttttcatttatttagttCAATTGGATCGTAGCGTAAACAAAATATAGTCACATCTAAAACTCTCCTAGCATCAGGCAAATtttgagaagaaacaaaattttgagTATCACTAAAAAAGAGTGCAACAACATCTCATAGTGTCTCCACAATTTTCATGCTTGGATTTGCTGTTGGTCTTGTTTTCCCCTCAATGTATCTGAAATGTGAAAGAATGTACTAATTTAACATAAAAGTAGGTTTGAAATATGGTGGTTGCTTCTACacattttggtttggattttttggttaaaaacaaTCTTAAATCAGACTTCTAGCTCTAGATTATTTTGTGACTGTAAATGATAAgtaatgtttgttttcctccacATATTGATCACAGCAtagtttaaaaaagaacatgTAACTTACTGTGATGGAGTTAATAGGTTGTCATTTTCCTCATCACCTTTGAGTGTCTGGATTTTACCATAGTACAAGGGATTGCCAAGAGACTGAAAAATggtcagttttgttttttgaagcTGATTACCAACTTCACATTCAAACACATAATCATCCTTCATTTCCTAAAAAGACAGAATGACCTAGTAAGTCTTGAAGAAGTCTCAGCTAAAACAGCAAGCAGACCAGCTCCTTATGTGATACAGAGTAACAAACACTCTATAAGTAACTCTATAAGTAAGTAACACTCTATAGGAAGGGGTGCATTATCTAAAATGAAAGTGATTCTAGAAGTTATATTAACAAGGtgagaagaaaaggatttatcatctcttaaaaatacaaagacatTGTAAACTCCAAGCAATCATGTTAGACATGGAAAAGTAGGTTAGGTAAATATACGTAAAAACAGTTTCATATGAACAATGACAATGCATAAAATGTTGAGAGCAAAATGTTGGAGCTGAACATTAAGTTATATGggaaactattattttttttccaacaggcAACTACAAAGATATCACAATACAAGCTGTTAATAAAAATAGTACCTTGCCtctgaaatgataaaaaattaatcaattATGTGATTTAATCACTtaactaataaataaattaattattattaatgtgAATGAATGATTATTGAACGAATATTAAATTACTAGTTGTGATCAAATCACACAGTTTGGGCCAAAAATCTTAAGAGGCATTTAATGTTAATCGCTTtcaaaatttaacattttgatTTCAATAAAGCTCTTTTTAATCAGCCTTTGAGTGTTTGAATAAAGAAACCAATTTGTTGTGCAGAGTTCTGCTCCATGTAAATGATGATCCTTTCTTCAGTACAAGCTGCTTatccttttatttctggaaaatctGAGGAAATCAGACTGATCATACTTGCTTTATTGTATAAAATTGCAAGCATCTCTGGTAATCTTCCCATGTCTCTGTAATACATGGAAGATTACTTAAATAGGGGGAGGGAAGATTATTCCACATTACATTGATTTTGTGGAAATAACAGGCATTTTAACTAGAGACAGTGAAGTCTGGAAAAGGTCTAAATTACTCACGTGTGCTGGCCAGACAGTTGGTTGTGAGTCATCAGATTTGATAGACTTTTCCACTTTGGCATATTTTTCCACCTGAAAGAAAATAGAGAGATGAGAAAAGCAAGAATCCCCTATGTTATTCCCTATGTTTCTTCAGAGAAACTTAACTGAAGAACCTTCAAAACTTTACATTTATAGTGTTATACCATATTTGCTATGTTAAACAGAAGAGTGAAACATGGTTTCAGAGGACAGATCACTGCCTGTAATGTGGAATGGCTAAGTCATTTTACAACAACAGTAATTCCTAAAGATTCTGATTAAGTCAGATACAACACAGTTGAAGTGAAAAGAGAGAAGGTTTATTTTGCAGAAACTTACACTGTCATTTCATGTGTAATTTGTGTTCTTGCCAGCCCTACGATGCCCAAAGCTAGAGTCTTGTCTAGTCTatagtcttttaaaaaatctcagtaTACTAGAGGAAACTTGTAGAAGGGGATCCTGGTTGGTGCAAGTCAActatgagccagcagtgctctggcagccaggagggccaaccctgtcctgcggtgcatcaggcacagcatcagaGCTGGGCAAGAGAgaggattgtcctgctctgctctgagctggggcagcctcacctccagtgctgggggcagtttggggTGACACAATATAAGAAGGATATAAAACTACTAAACAGTGTTCAAAGGAGAGCCAAAAGGttggtgaagggccttgaggggaagccacatgaggagtggctgaggtcacttagtctgttcagcctggaggagactgaggggagccctcactgcagttacagcttccttgtgaggggaagagaggCAGGCACCGATTTCTGCTCTGTGatgagcagtgacaggacccaagggagTAGCCTGAActtgtgtcaggggaggtttaggttggatattaggaaaagtttcttaTCCCAtagggtggctgggcactggaacagctccccagggaagtggtcacagcaccaagcctgacacaGAGCAAGAAGCATTTGGATAAGACACATGGTATGATTTTGAGAGTTGTCCTGTCCTGCAGGACTAGGGAGCTGGACATGATGAtccttgtaggtcccttccaactaaGGATATTCTATGAGTCCCTTCTGTACACTAATAGCATGTGTTTAGGCAGTGCCACAAACCAAGAATATGAATGCCCCCAAGagaaaaatgcacacaaatGAACTTTGAACTAGAATTCTCTGTATAAAATtgaaaacttttcaaaatattaatgtaCCCTAGTATAACATATCAAAAGACAGGAATTTCTACCAAGATGAAATGTGACTAATTTTTAATCAATCTACAAACCTCATTagcttttctggttttcataCTATCAGACAACTTCAAATAGATGTCCTCATTGAACCCAGAGAAGAACAATACTAACAATTTGTTTGTACTGACTACTTCATCCAAACTATTCTGCTACAACTGCAATACATTACAGCGTGGCTTGTGTGCATACCTTATGGTACAGAAAAGTacaatttcacgattataagccgcaccattttgactaaagttttggtccgaacccggagtgcggcttgtaatccggagcggctaatatgtgataaaatattctgaaatttgccaaccggaaatgcgagccggcagcagccccaagccgagcccacctggccccagcGGGGGGAGCGAACacggcgggggccgggcgggcagtgctgggccaggggaaGCGAACACAGTgggggcagggccagcagcgctGGGCCCCGGGTTGGGGGGAGGGAACACAAGGCAGAAGTGGGGccagcagcgccgggccagggccagcccagggccagcctgCCTGACACTGGCAGTGCAGGCGGGGGCGAGAGAACCCAGCAGCAGCGGgtggccccaagcggccccactgagcggTCCCGCCGAGCTGGCTCACTcagccccgtcagcagccccaagcaggccgagcccgcatggccccaagccgagccagtaaagcccatgatcccgtgattctgttactatttggcaactttgtgaaagttgcatgcgaGTCCTCtctgcgaacaaaagtgcagctaataatccggtgcaccttatgtatggacaaagaacggaatgttgccgacacccggagatgcagcttatagtcagtgcggcttgtaatcgtgaaattactgtaattgtaaatGTTAAAGtcacttctgtttttaaaggtcATTCTTTGATACTGGTTACTTCTTAGACACTTCTTCATATAATACAATTTCTAATAATTGCTAATTACACATAACAAAGGATGGTCTTACATCTACTTCAGATGGAGCAGTCAAGTAGCAAGGGTTCTGTTTCCACATATCTACGCACTGGaagatgaaaaagcagaattaatatattaaaaccTTTAATTAAATAGTTATAAGTATATTACATTACTTCTCAGAACACTTACATTTCCAGCTTTTGAAATTTTGAGGTCATACTGCTGCGctgctttcctctccttccttttctgtaaGTAGTCAAGTAGTCTGAGCTGAGGTGGAGTTGAGTAGTGAGCTACCTCTTGTTGTCTGTTCAGAGAGGACCTTGAGTACCTTTTGAAGCACCTATGGCAAAATGACACCTAAGCTTGTAAAACCATCAACATCAAATTTTCCACTGCCCTggtacaaaaccaaaaacatgcAGGGAACTTCTGCTTACATGGAGACTGGTAGGTTTTTAAATACTAATTTAAAAGTGCTCTTCTGTATTACACTGTAAACTTTAAATCATGATTtcacatttataaaatatacCAGTATTCTGTTAATCTGTTTCAGCGCTAAGAATGGGATTCTATTTTAAATGCCTAATTAAAGTACATCATCAAAATGAGTGATTAAGAAGGTGTTAAgctaaaatatttgtgtgttaTCATAATTTCAGTTCCATCAAATGATCTTTGTCCTACTTATGTAACTATAAGGTTATAAAGACAGTAACTGCCCTCTAGGCTTTGTTTCATGACAAACTCATGGGCCCAGTAATGCTCTTCTGGACATTAACTTAATccctttttcctatttttctagTGGAATATTTGTTGACCACCAAGCTTTAATTTCAAGGACAGCTTGATCAAATCCattatttatagatttttagAAATGACCACTGGTCATTAGCATAGTATTTCaatgcaaatttaattttaattatttcagtaattatGACAGACTATTaatacatttccttttttagaGTAAATGCAACTCTTGTGGTAGAACAAACATGTTGAAAAAATGTTACAAGCttctgaggaaataaaaaagggcCTAACCATGcacaaaagtgaaataatttcaacaTTTTGTACATAGTGCATaccacattattttaaatttttccaagATTCTTATACACTTACACTTCTATTTAGCCTGAATGTCAAACATACAAATAATTCTTTTCATTGGTTCATTCAGAATTAAACTTCTACATAGCTTTTAAGAATATGAACATAtctgtttatatattttatattaccGAGCTGCCATCTAACTCTGCTTACACAAAATCTAcgcaaaaaaaaccaccccaaatccaaactgCAATATAACTGTgtatattaagaaaatatatatatacactttcCTTTGATATACAAAAATAAGCATACTAAAGTATTTACTAGTAACTGAAATATTAGACAATACTGAGCacttaaaaatacaatataatTTCTTGACTGTTTCTCACACATTCCTATTTAAGTAGGTATTACATATGAGGAGCTAAATTTTCATATAAAGCACTACTTatacttttctttgaaaacatgtTTCATACTGAAAATTACCGTTTCATGGGGCGAGTGTTCATCTTCTGCTTGTTGTACAGGAGTCTGTTTGTAGTACAGGTCACTGCTATTGAAGGATCAAGACACAAAGGCTCCGCCGTAGCCAAAATAAGCTGGCTCTCAAGTAGGAGTTTGTCCTCCTGTAAAACACACAGCttttaataaatagaaaaatgtgaCAACTTTTACAGTAGTCAAGTTACTATATATCTATGCATGTAGACATTATCACAGAAAAAACTGAATAAGAAATTATTGAACAAATATAAAAGttaataaatttttgttttgttgcatatttatgACACTTATGTAAAGTTTTTAAACAACCTCTAACCTACCTGTGTCCATTTGTGATTGTCACTTGTTATAGAATGCACATCACAAATTAAAGTCTGAGGAAAAAGACAATGGCAATTAGCTTTCAACTGCACAACAGTTTCTTAATATATGTTCAGTAACAGTGCACATCCAGTTTAGGAACTACAGTAACACTGAGAAATTACTTAGGGCTCCTCTTTACCTGCATTGTAGGTCGCAAAAGAATGTGCTTGCTTTGGTATGTTGGAGATTTCATGTTACCGGACTGCCTATAGTCACGTATTTCTGCTATGACACATCCACAATGGAAAATATTAACCTGGTTGGAAGGAAAACACCAGCTTTTGAATGAACAAGCATTTACCAATCTTTCCCTGCCTCTCCAACGAAGTTCGTTATATAACATACAGAATTCAGTGAAACTAGGAATAAAACTCACAATTAAGTTTTTCAGACTAGTGGTCTTTCCTATGTACATAGAATGTCTGTCCTAGACACACCTAAAGTACAAGCtttaaatgcagtattttcaaATGCCAGCAATGCAGTTGTAAGAAATTCCCACACCCAACATTCCATAATGGCAAAGAACAAAGCAAATTCTGCTAGAGCAGAGCTGAAGATGTTTCACAGCCTTAATCATACTGTGAAACATCTCTATTTATCTCTTCTCCTCAGCAGTAAGTACTTTCTTTTCCTATAtatcaacaaaatatttatttgaggCATTAAATACTATAATATCATATGCACAAGTGTCATGTGCTTACAATCACCTATCTGAAGCACTCAAAAAAATCAAGGTCTATCTGGGTACGATATGTAAgttctttttgaaaacaaaaatttcaaacCTGAGATTTTTCCAAAAGATCAACCAAAATAGGTGGTAGTTCCTCTGCATCCAAATATTCAAGCAGCTCTCCTTCCTCATAAGGCAGACGAATGGTCTCAGAATCTGAATGTGAACAAAACATATTACCTTTGCATTACAACTTCAAATATTAAGAAATCGAAAACAAACTTGCCACAGGaaaaagcagggctggcagaaaACTATCCACACATACCATTTTTTTGCAGACTATTAATTTTTACATCTATTTCTGTTCATAGAGTTTTAGTTTGCTCTTACTGAGCTAGCTTTTGCTCCCAGGTGACATAATGTATGCTCTTACTGCACACGACAGTACAAATGGCATGCCACCAAAATGCCACCAAACTGGAACACAAACGCCTCTAGACAGATCTAGACGTGGGAAGCAGTGAAAGAAACAACTTGACAGAAGGAACCTGAGTGAGAGAAACTTGGATATACAGTTCCAGAAGCTAAGAGGAAATAACAGACTGGAAGACTATCAAAGACTCCTATCTACAGATTTCCTCTGTAGATAAGCAGTACAGATCTTTATGTAAACTTTTAGTTAAAGTACAGTTGGTTGTTCTCCCACCCACCATGGAATTATGTTTGAAGTGAAACAGTTAAATGGAAACAACACCACATTCTAAAAATTTATATAGCATTCTGagtatctttaaaaattaaagagaaaaatattacctgaaccattttttcccctgagcaTCAGTGAATAACCCTCATTTCCTGGATAGAGGTTTACCACCAGACATGACAACGTCTCCTGCATAACCAGCTTCTCAAGTAAGTTCACATTTCGTCTCAGCTTCTGCTTTAAAAGTAAACATTGCTCATGAACATAATACTATGAAATaataagcagaaataaaagcaatgtgACTTAAGATTAGTGACAAATTATACATCTAAACAAGCCCAGTTAAATTTAATTGTACTGTATTCAGCACAGTAAACATATTATGTATTATCACACATTCTTataaacacagatttttgtaAAAAATCCCCAATCATTTAAATTACAGACCCTAGAACTGGAAGTCCACAGACAACAGAGTTAATAAGAATAACCTTATGCTCAAATGTTGTAAATCTACAGTGCACCATTATTTGCATCATTTCTACAAACATCATCAATACAGTACAACTTATTtgataacaacaacaaaatatttagtACTTTCAGATATTCCTAACAGAAGAAAGCATTTCTCTTCAggattaaaataatgaattggAGCACTTGGAAGCTTTCTTAATTGCATTCTCTTGTCTTTATTTGTTGAAATCTGATCCAGCATCCACAGAGACTATTCCCTTATTTAACTGCAAAACTATCTTTTTTACATATAACAGATTTTTATAATTACTTGGTGTGTTTCAGAGACTACATAAACATCCTACAAACTGAAACATTTGAAATCCCCTTAGAATTTAAGACAATGAATTCTAAACTTCAGATAATTTTACAGCGTCTGGTTGGAGGCCATATTTCACCTCTGAATACCAGCTCTGGGTCCAAACATTAATTGGGAGTTAACCTGAGTGTTCTTGTCTTCTCATTCATTTCACTTCCTTGAAAGCAGCAATACAGCAGATTccacagctttttcttcttgttcaaTTTGACATTCAGACATTCAGGAAAGTAATTTCCCAACTTTTTCCACCTTATATTTAGCACTGATAAGCCTGTTTGAGCCTCTTTGCTAACATTATGAAAATCTTTCACGAAACTTCTTAGTTTACCCGCAATTggagaaataaatctgaatttacaaaaaaattatggggtctgaaaaattattcacatttttcccATGGCAGTCATGTTAAGCAACTGATGGCGAAACAGCAATAATGACAATAATGCACATGGCATTGACACTGGCCCTGAACTTGAACACAAGTGCCCTTTGGTGACACAGGATTAAGACAGAATGAAGAGCTCACTCAAGCCAGT encodes:
- the SUPT20H gene encoding transcription factor SPT20 homolog isoform X15, whose protein sequence is MASTTMQQALELALDRAEYIIESARQRPPKRKYLSSGRKSVFQKLYDLYIEECEKEPEIKKLRRNVNLLEKLVMQETLSCLVVNLYPGNEGYSLMLRGKNGSDSETIRLPYEEGELLEYLDAEELPPILVDLLEKSQVNIFHCGCVIAEIRDYRQSGNMKSPTYQSKHILLRPTMQTLICDVHSITSDNHKWTQEDKLLLESQLILATAEPLCLDPSIAVTCTTNRLLYNKQKMNTRPMKRCFKRYSRSSLNRQQEVAHYSTPPQLRLLDYLQKRKERKAAQQYDLKISKAGNCVDMWKQNPCYLTAPSEVDVEKYAKVEKSIKSDDSQPTVWPAHEMKDDYVFECEVGNQLQKTKLTIFQSLGNPLYYGKIQTLKGDEENDNLLTPSQFLIGSKTDAERVVNQYQELVQNEAKCTVKMFHNSSGSVSHLSPGKEMEPESVSGSVQSSVLGKGVKHRPPPIKLPSSSGSSSSGSIFSSQQSSGHLKSPTPPPPSKPPGLSRKQSMDLNQVSMLSPAAMSPASSSQRTTSTQVMANPAGLNFINVVGSVCGAQSLMSSNPMLGCNTGAIAPAGINLSGILPPGGLVPSALPAAMQSASQAGSPFGLKNTSNLRPLNLLQGSDQGPSNQDQALSAQQAAVINLTGVGNFMQPQATAVAILAASNGYGSGSSTSSSPASSTAFRQPLKK
- the SUPT20H gene encoding transcription factor SPT20 homolog isoform X9; translated protein: MASTTMVVPHNSMQQALELALDRAEYIIESARQRPPKRKYLSSGRKSVFQKLYDLYIEECEKEPEIKKLRRNVNLLEKLVMQETLSCLVVNLYPGNEGYSLMLRGKNGSDSETIRLPYEEGELLEYLDAEELPPILVDLLEKSQVNIFHCGCVIAEIRDYRQSGNMKSPTYQSKHILLRPTMQTLICDVHSITSDNHKWTQEDKLLLESQLILATAEPLCLDPSIAVTCTTNRLLYNKQKMNTRPMKRCFKRYSRSSLNRQQEVAHYSTPPQLRLLDYLQKRKERKAAQQYDLKISKAGNCVDMWKQNPCYLTAPSEVDVEKYAKVEKSIKSDDSQPTVWPAHEMKDDYVFECEVGNQLQKTKLTIFQSLGNPLYYGKIQTLKGDEENDNLLTPSQFLIGSKTDAERVVNQYQELVQNEAKCTVKMFHNSSGSVSHLSPGKEMEPESVSGSVQSSVLGKGVKHRPPPIKLPSSSGSSSSGSIFSSQQSSGHLKSPTPPPPSKPPGLSRKQSMDLNQVSMLSPAAMSPASSSQRSGTPKSSTPTPTNTPSSTPHPPDAQSSTPITLPATPTPQDSGFTPQPTLLTPFAQQQMSLSQALPVMTIPLSTMVTSITTGTTSTQVMANPAGLNFINVVGSVCGAQSLMSSNPMLGCNTGAIAPAGINLSGILPPGGLVPSALPAAMQSASQAGSPFGLKNTSNLRPLNLLQLPGGSLIFKPLQQQLSKFSPQQQSQQPTACSPQQQGEQVCANSPQSGV